In a single window of the Bacteroidota bacterium genome:
- a CDS encoding dipeptide epimerase produces the protein MLRWSIEIIHLDLKYTWKISRNATDFKKNIIVTVTDGNISGKGEGAPNVRYGESAEACVEEFNRFVSVLKSDSDQLTSIHNAIKSVSVSHALSFAIESAWFHFQSLKEKKTVSELLNIPNPGPISTSYTIPIMETGVLKKFFLENNLNRFPYIKLKVNADDAYDSLTELTSFCNLPIMVDANEAFTDVEKCILWLEKIKKIPLVFVEQPLPSEMKAESEYLKQHSPFIMMADEAVTDSADFSELKKSFDGINMKLMKAGGYVNGLRLLKEARQHQMKTMIGCMVETTLGISSAMNLCAMTDYADLDSFIILKEEPFGLIKEEAGILYQVQSSRFKVQS, from the coding sequence ATGCTCCGCTGGTCAATTGAAATTATCCATCTCGATTTAAAATATACCTGGAAAATCTCGCGAAATGCAACAGATTTCAAGAAAAACATAATCGTAACGGTTACCGATGGAAATATTTCCGGCAAAGGAGAAGGTGCTCCGAATGTCAGGTATGGTGAATCTGCAGAAGCCTGTGTTGAAGAATTCAATCGGTTCGTTTCTGTTTTGAAATCAGATTCAGACCAGCTCACATCTATTCATAATGCAATAAAGTCCGTTTCTGTTTCGCATGCATTGTCTTTTGCTATTGAATCTGCCTGGTTTCATTTTCAATCTCTCAAGGAAAAGAAAACCGTCTCCGAACTTCTCAATATTCCAAATCCAGGTCCTATCTCCACATCTTACACCATTCCAATTATGGAAACCGGTGTATTGAAGAAATTTTTTCTGGAAAACAACCTGAATCGATTTCCTTACATTAAACTAAAGGTCAATGCAGATGATGCATATGACTCACTGACTGAGCTCACCTCATTTTGCAACCTGCCAATCATGGTTGATGCCAATGAAGCATTCACAGACGTTGAGAAGTGTATCCTGTGGCTTGAAAAAATAAAAAAGATCCCGCTTGTATTTGTTGAACAACCATTGCCGTCTGAGATGAAAGCAGAATCAGAATATCTGAAGCAACATTCACCTTTTATTATGATGGCCGACGAAGCTGTTACTGATTCGGCAGATTTTTCTGAACTGAAGAAATCATTTGACGGCATCAACATGAAACTGATGAAAGCCGGTGGATATGTCAATGGATTGCGATTGCTTAAAGAGGCCCGTCAGCATCAGATGAAGACCATGATCGGGTGTATGGTGGAAACTACTTTAGGAATTTCATCGGCGATGAACTTGTGTGCAATGACAGATTATGCCGACCTGGACAGTTTTATAATTTTGAAAGAAGAACCTTTTGGTTTGATAAAAGAAGAAGCCGGAATTCTATACCAAGTTCAAAGTTCAAGGTTCAAGGTTCAAAGTTAG
- a CDS encoding endonuclease — protein sequence MPEGPTIVILTEETAKFTGKKILAVKGNSKIDQLRLVNKKVIALKSWGKQFLICFDKFTVRVHFLMFGSYLIDAEKDREPRLSLKFRNGSINLYSCSIKVLEGNYKELYDLSGDLMSKKWDPKKAKAKLKNIPDEMICDALLEQDIFAGLGNIIKNEVLYRVRLHPESKTGKIPDTKLRTLIKESRNYSFEFLKWKKKFVLKKHWLAHTKKTCLRCNLPFTKKQTGVKKRRSFYCENCQKRYK from the coding sequence ATGCCGGAAGGACCAACAATCGTAATTCTTACAGAAGAAACTGCCAAATTTACCGGCAAGAAGATACTTGCGGTTAAGGGGAACAGTAAGATCGATCAATTACGACTGGTCAATAAGAAAGTCATTGCTTTAAAAAGCTGGGGCAAGCAATTTCTCATCTGCTTTGACAAGTTTACTGTCAGAGTTCATTTCTTAATGTTTGGATCCTATCTGATCGATGCTGAAAAGGACAGAGAACCACGTCTTAGTTTAAAGTTCAGGAACGGTTCGATCAACCTTTATTCGTGTTCGATCAAAGTCCTGGAAGGAAATTACAAAGAACTCTATGATCTTTCAGGAGATCTGATGAGCAAGAAATGGGATCCGAAAAAAGCCAAGGCAAAGCTTAAAAATATTCCAGATGAAATGATCTGTGATGCTTTGCTGGAACAAGACATTTTTGCCGGACTTGGAAACATTATTAAGAATGAAGTTCTGTACAGAGTCCGGCTACATCCTGAATCTAAGACAGGAAAAATTCCTGATACCAAACTTAGAACTCTGATCAAAGAATCCAGAAACTACAGTTTTGAATTTCTGAAATGGAAAAAGAAATTCGTGCTGAAGAAACACTGGCTTGCACATACTAAAAAGACCTGTTTAAGATGCAATCTTCCTTTTACTAAAAAGCAAACCGGAGTTAAGAAACGAAGGAGTTTCTATTGTGAGAATTGTCAGAAACGATATAAATAA
- the pbpC gene encoding penicillin-binding protein 1C yields MIKRKELIRKLAGWGEFILLTAFGMFFLFFLMNIIFPVREKIPYSQQILAADNTLMYAFLSDDEKWRMLVRSEEINQQLRKAILYKEDRFFYYHFGVNPVAIIRAAFNNIVYQKRTSGASTITMQVARLLYPQKRTYLNKFTEMFRSFQLEWKYSKEEILNMYFNLVPYGGNIEGIKAASLIYFGLNPDKMSLAQIVSLAIIPNRPGTLRPGANTGELVKARNKWLSRMKHDKLFSDELIEDALKEPIDAKRSELPRLAPHFSLRMHVQYPDLPIVKTTINLHHQQQLNQIASNYSKRLHGYGIYNAAVVVLNNRTHSIEAYLGSSDFNDMLHSGQVDGVTAVRSPGSTLKPLVYSIAFDDGLLTPKSMIADVPVNYDGYAPENYNSKFNGNVTVEHALANSLNIPAVKTLNMIGLKSLTDKMKLAGFGQVLHSEGSIGLSVILGGCGVKLEELTALFSTYANAGKFFRPHYLKSDTINAPVQLMTPSASYMTADILSQVNRPEMPAEVASSAMHLPKIAWKTGTSYGRRDAWSIGFNSDYTIGVWIGNFSGEGVPELTGAEMATPLLFELFNTIDYNSGKSRLIPPAELDFRLVCSETGLLPEENCTNRVIDYYIPQVTSVVRCNHLKKVFITADSSFSYCTSCLPENGFKTAEYPNLNPDIISYYESEKISYRKIPPHNPKCERVFSEHEPRITSLLNKKEYTVERDEKHPPQLLLAATVSNDVSQIFWYINDRFYKAANAGEDVFFIPEEGKVKISCSDDKGRNSNISITVKNF; encoded by the coding sequence ATGATAAAAAGGAAAGAACTAATCAGAAAGTTAGCCGGTTGGGGAGAGTTCATTCTCCTGACCGCATTCGGTATGTTCTTCCTTTTCTTTCTGATGAATATAATTTTCCCTGTCCGTGAAAAAATTCCATATTCGCAGCAGATTCTCGCAGCAGACAACACTTTAATGTATGCTTTTTTAAGTGACGATGAGAAATGGCGCATGCTTGTTCGATCGGAAGAGATCAATCAACAATTACGTAAGGCAATTTTATATAAAGAGGATCGGTTTTTTTACTATCATTTCGGCGTGAATCCTGTTGCAATTATACGTGCAGCGTTCAACAATATTGTTTACCAAAAACGAACTTCCGGTGCCAGTACGATCACCATGCAGGTTGCGCGTTTGTTATATCCACAGAAGAGAACTTATCTGAATAAATTCACTGAGATGTTCCGTTCATTTCAACTTGAATGGAAATATTCCAAAGAAGAGATTCTGAATATGTATTTCAATCTTGTTCCTTACGGTGGAAACATCGAAGGAATTAAAGCAGCATCGCTCATTTATTTTGGCCTGAATCCGGATAAGATGTCATTGGCTCAGATAGTTTCACTGGCAATCATTCCAAACCGACCGGGTACTTTACGACCCGGTGCAAACACAGGTGAACTTGTAAAGGCAAGAAACAAATGGTTGAGCAGAATGAAGCATGATAAATTGTTTTCTGATGAATTGATTGAAGATGCACTGAAAGAGCCCATCGATGCAAAACGTTCAGAACTCCCGCGATTGGCTCCCCACTTTTCTTTACGGATGCATGTTCAGTATCCTGATCTTCCCATTGTAAAGACAACGATCAATCTTCACCATCAGCAACAATTGAATCAGATCGCATCGAATTATTCAAAGCGACTACACGGTTATGGAATTTACAATGCTGCTGTTGTTGTGTTGAACAACAGAACGCATTCAATAGAAGCTTATCTGGGTTCATCTGATTTCAATGATATGTTACACAGTGGACAGGTCGATGGAGTGACAGCTGTCCGCTCGCCGGGTTCAACTTTAAAGCCTTTGGTATATTCAATTGCATTTGACGATGGATTGTTGACGCCAAAGTCAATGATCGCTGATGTTCCTGTGAACTATGATGGCTATGCACCTGAAAATTACAATTCAAAATTCAATGGCAATGTAACTGTTGAACATGCTTTAGCCAACTCACTGAATATTCCGGCGGTGAAAACGCTGAATATGATCGGACTGAAATCCCTTACAGATAAAATGAAACTTGCCGGCTTTGGACAAGTGTTGCATTCTGAAGGTTCGATCGGATTGTCAGTTATATTGGGTGGATGCGGTGTAAAACTTGAAGAACTCACGGCGCTTTTCAGTACGTATGCAAACGCCGGAAAATTTTTCCGCCCGCATTATCTGAAGTCAGATACAATTAATGCACCGGTACAATTGATGACCCCTTCTGCATCTTATATGACAGCTGATATATTATCGCAAGTGAACCGCCCTGAAATGCCGGCAGAAGTTGCAAGTTCTGCCATGCATCTTCCAAAGATCGCATGGAAGACGGGAACGTCATATGGAAGGAGAGATGCATGGAGCATTGGATTCAATAGTGATTATACCATTGGTGTATGGATAGGAAATTTTTCCGGAGAAGGAGTTCCGGAACTCACAGGAGCAGAAATGGCCACACCACTTTTGTTTGAACTTTTCAATACGATTGATTACAATTCAGGAAAGAGCAGATTGATTCCACCGGCCGAACTTGATTTTCGGTTAGTGTGTTCCGAAACAGGTCTTCTCCCTGAAGAGAATTGTACGAACCGTGTGATTGACTATTATATCCCGCAAGTAACCTCTGTTGTCAGGTGTAATCATCTGAAGAAAGTATTTATTACAGCAGATTCTTCTTTCTCCTATTGCACCTCCTGTCTTCCTGAAAATGGTTTTAAGACTGCAGAATATCCGAATCTGAATCCCGACATCATTTCTTATTACGAATCTGAAAAAATTTCATACCGTAAAATTCCACCTCACAATCCTAAATGTGAAAGAGTTTTTTCTGAGCACGAACCGCGGATAACCTCTCTGTTGAATAAAAAAGAATACACTGTTGAACGCGACGAAAAACATCCGCCACAGTTATTATTAGCAGCAACTGTTTCAAATGATGTGAGTCAGATCTTCTGGTATATAAATGATCGCTTTTATAAGGCCGCAAATGCCGGCGAAGATGTTTTTTTCATTCCTGAAGAAGGGAAGGTAAAGATTTCATGTAGTGATGACAAAGGTCGGAACAGTAATATATCCATCACAGTAAAAAACTTCTGA
- a CDS encoding alpha-2-macroglobulin family protein — MKTISKIGIVILFAVLVSCSNRNKIEISSRNFGEEVQLQQNLVFTFNRPIVADSLLESWDTIPFIKFTPEVAGKFRWTSASELVFSPSVGFAAATDYTMQLQKSLAKKAGNAFEVNDGKIAFHTPYLQMTNANGYWAASANHPGKAALKISIEFNYKVDPTMLSSLLKITMKDALTAYQMETSAPGEVITVVIDNLSPEVAEQLPLKFVIEKGLRMVDSKYMTTTAFEKSLSIPSPDKLKITDAVAEYEDLQARIHIFTTQSIDLSTAQAAISFDPAIKFTVEEGFSGFYINGPFVSGSNYRLDISEKLKGFLGGNLESKYSTQVSFGEMEPAISFVNQKGIYMTSKGTRNLALNVVNMPKVNVQIYRIFENNIQHYLRTGRYSDGYYDDEGEYMNSGVSYNTYDIERYANKIVDRVYETKDLAVLNGIHLLNLSFDDVSTYKGIYVVVASSSKDQWVKATKLVSVSDIGLIVKAVDNEVFVFANSIKTAEAMSGVAVNLVSTNNQTIATVKTGSDGIAIFKDLKSKGKGFVPSMVTASIDKDFNYVLFSDTRVDASRFEVGGRRVNESQLMAFIYGDRDIYRPGETIHLNTVIRTEQWQALTDVPVKIKLIAPDGKEFKTIRGKLNKEGAYETSIFIPEAALTGSYSAEIFSANDVLLNSKQISIEEFMPDRIDVKLALTKTEMFVGDSLKATITATNMFGPPASDRNYELQFTVDRGNFYSKSFPQYNFSIKTENASPFETGGLRQGKTDAKGNATEVFTAPEEWSDQGLLSVKAFATVTDETGRPVNRAVSFPIFTQKEFFGIKMNDYYVNRGEKFIIPLIATNKDGKSIATEARVQIVRYDWYSSLERDSYGSRYHYISKKKEVLLADQVIALPASGHNFSYVPRESGEYEIRIQKPGSSRYVSSQFYAYGWGFTNNTSFEVNTEGQIDIQADKEAYKVGDKAKLIFKTPFNGKVLITVECDKVIETRYLKTENRSCFIELPLKENYLPNIYVTATLFRPVDDGSIPLTVAHGFLPLKVERASNRLAVDINCVANSRSRTKQTIKLKSVPNSEFTVSVVDEGILALRRYVTPDPYNYFYQKKALMVDGYDVYASLLPDLKLRRSSTGGDMDMKMAMAMDKRVNPLTNKRVKLVSLWSGIMKTNSAGEASYSIDIPQFSGDLRVMACAYKAGSFGSSDKHIKVADPIVISPSIPRFLSPGDSLVMPVTLTNTTNKPANASALVKVTGSLSINGPAKQDCVIPANSEKKVTFSIVAPLAMGVGKIVVSVTAMNETFTDSTDITIRPATTLVKKSLDGEISGTGAISLQHEFIPSSASATLTISANPMMRLGKQLSYLIGYPYGCVEQTTSTAFPQIYFSELVKNMQFANNRGQSPVQNVQAAIVKLQGMQLYNGSLSYWPGGTYESWWGTAYATHFLVESKKAGYEVNQEIINRCLAYMGQKVKEHQVENDYYYWDYMNVGKIKKIYKKENIYSLYLLALYGKADIASMNFYKSQIEMLALDSRYMLACTYLAIGERKTYEQLLPKSFDGEKSKHSFDGSFYSYLRDEALALNVLLDVDPDNIQIPIMVRHLSQQLNKTDYLNTQEAAYSFLALGKFMRRISQDKVTATITADGKTIGNFNGPELVLKKGIAGKNINVNITGNGKLYYFGEVSGMNAKGDVKEEDKFIKARKSFFNRFGQPINPSNVKQGDLIAVKLTLENMERSKVENIALADILPAGFEIENSRIGEVADMNWIKDQAFEDYLDVRDDRITFFTHAEPKPRSFYYLVRAVSTGTFKMGPVSADAMYNGEYHSYHGAQTIIVR, encoded by the coding sequence ATGAAAACCATTTCTAAAATTGGCATTGTAATTCTCTTTGCCGTGCTAGTCTCATGTTCAAACCGGAATAAAATTGAAATCAGTTCGAGGAATTTCGGTGAGGAAGTGCAGCTGCAGCAAAATTTAGTTTTCACTTTTAACCGGCCGATTGTTGCTGATTCGCTTTTAGAATCGTGGGACACCATTCCATTTATAAAATTCACTCCTGAGGTTGCCGGAAAGTTCCGGTGGACTTCTGCATCTGAGTTGGTTTTCTCACCTTCAGTGGGATTTGCAGCTGCAACAGATTATACGATGCAACTTCAGAAGTCGTTAGCGAAAAAAGCAGGGAATGCTTTTGAAGTGAATGATGGTAAGATCGCTTTTCACACACCTTATCTACAGATGACCAATGCAAATGGGTATTGGGCTGCATCTGCAAATCATCCGGGAAAAGCTGCTTTGAAAATTTCAATAGAGTTCAATTATAAAGTAGACCCGACAATGTTGTCGTCATTGCTGAAGATCACAATGAAAGATGCTCTTACAGCATATCAGATGGAAACGTCTGCACCCGGTGAAGTGATCACAGTGGTTATTGATAATCTTTCTCCTGAAGTAGCTGAACAACTGCCTTTGAAATTTGTGATAGAAAAAGGTCTGCGGATGGTTGATAGTAAATATATGACGACAACTGCTTTCGAAAAATCATTGTCAATTCCTTCGCCTGACAAATTAAAGATCACAGATGCAGTAGCAGAATACGAAGATCTCCAGGCACGCATTCATATTTTTACAACACAGTCGATCGATCTTTCAACTGCTCAAGCCGCTATTTCATTCGATCCGGCAATAAAATTTACTGTTGAAGAAGGGTTCAGCGGATTTTATATTAATGGTCCGTTTGTGAGTGGTTCAAATTACAGACTGGACATAAGCGAAAAGCTGAAAGGTTTTCTTGGTGGAAATCTTGAAAGTAAATACAGTACTCAGGTTTCGTTCGGAGAAATGGAGCCGGCAATTTCTTTTGTAAATCAGAAGGGAATTTATATGACTTCAAAAGGTACACGAAACCTTGCATTGAATGTTGTGAATATGCCAAAAGTAAATGTGCAGATCTACCGCATTTTTGAAAATAACATTCAGCATTATCTGCGTACAGGAAGATATAGCGATGGCTATTATGACGACGAAGGTGAATACATGAATTCAGGAGTTTCTTACAATACATATGACATTGAAAGGTATGCAAACAAGATCGTTGATCGTGTTTATGAAACGAAAGACCTTGCAGTGTTAAATGGAATTCATTTACTCAACTTGTCTTTTGATGATGTTTCAACTTACAAAGGAATTTATGTTGTCGTAGCATCATCATCGAAAGATCAATGGGTGAAAGCAACAAAACTTGTTTCTGTTTCTGATATTGGCTTGATCGTTAAAGCTGTCGACAATGAAGTTTTTGTTTTTGCAAACTCAATCAAGACTGCAGAAGCAATGAGTGGTGTTGCTGTAAATCTTGTGAGTACAAATAATCAGACAATAGCAACTGTAAAAACCGGCAGTGATGGAATCGCAATTTTCAAAGACCTGAAATCAAAAGGAAAGGGATTTGTACCTTCTATGGTTACGGCTTCTATCGACAAAGATTTTAATTACGTACTCTTCTCTGATACGCGTGTCGATGCTTCACGTTTTGAAGTCGGTGGAAGAAGAGTAAATGAGTCGCAGTTGATGGCATTCATCTATGGCGATCGTGATATTTATCGCCCGGGCGAAACGATCCATTTGAATACAGTGATCCGAACAGAACAGTGGCAAGCATTGACAGATGTTCCTGTGAAGATCAAACTCATTGCACCGGATGGAAAGGAATTTAAAACCATTCGTGGGAAACTGAATAAAGAAGGAGCTTATGAAACTTCAATATTTATTCCTGAAGCTGCATTGACAGGAAGTTATTCTGCTGAAATATTTTCAGCAAATGATGTCCTGCTTAATTCAAAGCAAATTTCCATCGAAGAATTTATGCCGGACAGAATTGATGTTAAACTTGCATTGACAAAAACTGAAATGTTTGTTGGCGATAGTTTGAAAGCAACTATTACAGCAACAAATATGTTTGGTCCCCCGGCAAGCGATAGGAATTACGAATTGCAGTTTACGGTTGATCGTGGTAATTTTTACAGTAAAAGTTTTCCGCAATATAATTTCAGCATTAAGACTGAAAATGCTTCACCATTTGAAACAGGTGGATTACGTCAGGGTAAAACTGATGCAAAAGGGAATGCAACAGAAGTTTTCACTGCTCCTGAAGAGTGGAGTGATCAGGGATTACTTTCTGTAAAAGCATTTGCAACCGTTACTGATGAAACAGGTCGTCCGGTAAATCGTGCAGTATCGTTTCCGATTTTTACTCAGAAAGAATTTTTCGGAATAAAGATGAATGATTACTATGTGAATCGTGGTGAGAAATTTATTATTCCATTAATTGCTACCAATAAGGACGGAAAAAGTATTGCAACAGAAGCCAGAGTACAGATCGTAAGATATGACTGGTATTCATCGTTGGAGAGAGATTCGTATGGTAGCAGATATCATTACATTTCCAAGAAGAAAGAAGTTTTGCTTGCTGATCAGGTGATCGCTCTTCCTGCATCAGGACATAATTTTTCTTATGTTCCTCGTGAATCAGGAGAATATGAAATAAGAATTCAGAAACCCGGAAGTAGCCGTTATGTTTCAAGTCAGTTTTATGCATATGGATGGGGCTTCACAAACAATACTTCTTTTGAAGTGAATACGGAAGGGCAGATTGATATTCAGGCTGACAAAGAAGCGTATAAAGTAGGCGATAAGGCAAAGCTGATCTTTAAGACGCCTTTCAACGGAAAAGTTCTGATCACTGTTGAATGTGACAAGGTCATTGAAACCCGCTATTTAAAAACAGAAAATCGTTCATGCTTTATTGAATTACCTCTGAAGGAAAATTACCTGCCTAATATTTATGTAACAGCGACTTTATTCAGACCGGTTGATGATGGTTCAATTCCTTTGACAGTGGCTCATGGATTTCTTCCGCTAAAAGTTGAACGTGCAAGTAATCGTTTGGCAGTAGATATTAATTGCGTTGCAAATTCAAGAAGCCGCACAAAGCAGACGATCAAATTGAAGAGCGTTCCTAATTCCGAATTTACGGTTTCTGTTGTGGATGAAGGAATACTTGCACTTCGCAGATACGTTACTCCAGATCCATACAATTATTTTTATCAGAAGAAAGCATTGATGGTTGATGGTTATGATGTGTATGCATCTCTTTTACCGGATCTGAAGCTTCGCCGTTCTTCTACTGGAGGTGATATGGATATGAAGATGGCAATGGCAATGGATAAACGGGTGAATCCGTTGACAAATAAACGCGTGAAGCTGGTATCACTCTGGAGTGGAATCATGAAAACTAATTCAGCAGGAGAAGCATCTTATTCGATAGACATTCCTCAATTTTCCGGTGATCTTAGAGTAATGGCTTGTGCCTATAAAGCAGGTTCATTTGGAAGCAGCGATAAGCACATAAAAGTTGCAGACCCAATTGTGATCAGTCCGTCGATTCCGCGTTTCCTGTCACCTGGTGATTCACTTGTCATGCCGGTTACACTTACGAATACTACAAACAAACCTGCGAATGCAAGTGCACTGGTAAAAGTTACAGGATCATTATCGATCAATGGCCCGGCAAAACAAGATTGTGTGATCCCTGCGAACAGTGAAAAGAAAGTTACATTTTCTATTGTTGCACCTTTAGCAATGGGAGTAGGGAAAATTGTAGTGTCGGTGACTGCAATGAACGAAACGTTTACCGACAGTACTGATATTACAATTCGTCCTGCAACTACTTTGGTTAAGAAAAGTCTGGATGGAGAAATCTCAGGAACAGGAGCCATTTCTTTGCAGCATGAATTTATTCCTTCTTCTGCATCTGCAACTTTAACCATAAGTGCAAATCCGATGATGCGACTTGGAAAACAACTCAGTTATCTGATCGGTTATCCGTACGGTTGTGTTGAACAGACAACTTCAACAGCCTTCCCGCAGATCTATTTTTCTGAACTTGTAAAGAACATGCAATTTGCAAATAATCGCGGACAGAGTCCGGTTCAGAATGTACAAGCTGCAATTGTAAAACTACAAGGAATGCAATTGTACAATGGTTCACTCAGCTACTGGCCGGGCGGAACGTATGAAAGCTGGTGGGGAACAGCTTATGCAACTCATTTCCTTGTAGAGTCAAAGAAAGCAGGTTATGAAGTGAATCAGGAAATCATTAACCGGTGTTTAGCTTATATGGGACAGAAAGTAAAAGAACATCAGGTAGAGAATGATTATTACTATTGGGACTATATGAATGTTGGAAAGATCAAGAAGATCTACAAGAAAGAAAATATTTATTCTTTGTACTTACTTGCTTTGTATGGTAAGGCTGACATTGCTTCAATGAATTTCTATAAATCGCAGATCGAAATGCTTGCTCTTGATTCTAGGTATATGCTTGCCTGTACATATCTGGCAATTGGTGAAAGAAAAACATACGAGCAGCTTCTTCCTAAATCATTTGACGGAGAAAAGTCGAAACATTCATTCGACGGAAGTTTCTATTCTTATCTGCGTGATGAAGCACTTGCTTTAAACGTTCTTCTTGATGTAGATCCGGATAACATCCAGATCCCAATTATGGTTCGTCATCTTTCACAACAACTGAACAAAACCGATTACCTGAATACTCAGGAAGCGGCATATTCATTCCTTGCATTAGGAAAATTCATGCGGAGAATTTCTCAGGACAAAGTTACAGCCACTATTACGGCCGATGGAAAGACAATAGGTAATTTCAACGGACCTGAATTGGTTTTAAAGAAAGGAATTGCCGGGAAAAATATCAATGTCAATATTACCGGAAATGGTAAATTGTATTATTTCGGAGAAGTCAGTGGTATGAATGCAAAAGGTGATGTGAAAGAAGAAGACAAATTCATAAAAGCAAGAAAATCATTCTTCAACCGATTTGGTCAGCCGATCAATCCTTCGAATGTAAAACAAGGTGATCTGATCGCAGTGAAACTTACATTGGAAAATATGGAGCGTTCGAAAGTTGAGAACATCGCTCTTGCCGATATACTTCCCGCAGGTTTTGAAATTGAAAATTCAAGGATTGGAGAAGTAGCAGATATGAACTGGATCAAAGATCAGGCATTCGAAGATTATCTGGATGTTCGTGATGACAGGATCACTTTCTTCACTCACGCAGAACCAAAACCGAGATCATTCTATTATCTGGTCAGAGCCGTTTCAACAGGAACATTTAAAATGGGACCGGTATCTGCCGATGCAATGTATAATGGAGAGTATCATTCGTACCATGGGGCGCAGACGATAATTGTGCGATAG
- a CDS encoding DUF2721 domain-containing protein yields MEISINTPALLFPAISLIMLAYGNRFLAISNRIRNLHERYNANERNVVIHGQIKSLRYRLRLIKNMQFLGSLSILLAIVTMFLIYSGHMELAKFSFAVSLILFTASLIVSLLEIQLSTKALELELSDIEGLEETGLVDYIKKKFD; encoded by the coding sequence ATGGAAATCAGCATCAACACCCCTGCTTTACTTTTTCCGGCCATCAGTTTGATCATGCTTGCTTATGGAAACAGGTTTCTGGCAATTTCTAACCGGATCAGAAATTTGCATGAACGTTATAATGCAAATGAAAGGAATGTCGTCATTCATGGCCAGATAAAAAGTCTGAGATACAGACTTCGATTGATCAAGAACATGCAATTTCTGGGTTCATTAAGTATTTTACTGGCCATTGTTACAATGTTTCTGATTTATTCAGGCCATATGGAACTTGCCAAATTTTCATTCGCGGTTTCATTGATACTCTTTACAGCTTCTCTTATTGTTTCGCTACTCGAAATCCAGTTAAGTACAAAAGCTCTTGAACTTGAACTCAGCGATATTGAAGGACTGGAAGAGACAGGTTTAGTTGATTATATCAAGAAAAAATTTGACTAG